In Desulfonispora thiosulfatigenes DSM 11270, the DNA window CACCTCCAAATTGGTGGTTTAAACCCTAATACCCTAGTTAAACCTGGAAAGGAGGTGCTCCACATGGAATTTCAAGATAGAACTATTGCCTGTAAAGAATGTTCTGAAGACTTTGTATTTACAGCGGGTGAACAAGAATTTTACGCTGAAAAAGGCTTTGAAAACGAACCTCAACGTTGCCCTGATTGCCGTAAAGCAAGAAAACAACGTGTAAATAATAGAAGAGAAAAAGAAATGTTTAATACAACATGCTCGAGCTGTGGAGTTGAAACTCAGGTACCATTCAAACCAAATGGTTTAAAACCTGTATATTGTAGAGATTGTTTTAGAAAATAATAAAAAAGCCGATTTCGGCTTTTTTTATTTGTTTACTATTCTTCTGTATCAGCTGCCCTTTTTAAATTAAAGGTTTGGATGATTTTTTTCTCAGAGGAAATTATAGGTCGCCATAATTCTAATCGCTCGATAACACACCTGCCCTGTACAGATATATCATTAACCATCTCTGAAGCTCTATAAAACTCTTCTTCACTCCACTCTCTATCAGCCCCAAAAACTCCTGCTATCGTAATATGAAACTTCCAACCACTAAAATTTTCACGGCTAGTGAGTCCCTTTGCCTGTAGTTGTTCATGGATTAAATAAGATAAGTTTTCAATAAAATAATTATCCCTTATTGCTAAAGTAATTGCTTTATGTGGTGGAGGAAAAAATTCAAATCCTTTTACTTCTAATGTAAAAGATTTAAATTTATCTACAATGCTACTAATAATTTGTTCACATTCTTTTAAATCTTCGTTATTTTCTATTTTTAGAACTTCAATGGTTGCATGCAAAGAAGGTTCTATCCATGAATAGAGATGAAATTCATTATTTATTTTTTCGCGTAAATCTTTAGCTAATTCTAAAACAGGACCTGTAGGTATGGCTACTAAAAATAATTGGTTCATAATATTTACCTCTGAATTCAATTATATTTACTATGTACAACTTTAATTATACATCCTTCGGGAATTTTTTGCTTAATTCAACTAATACACATCCCTCTAAGGCCATTATATCATTTTCCTGGCAAAAATTCAGAATTTCTTCACTTTCAGCTCCTGGTTGAATTAAGATTTTATTAATATTAAGTTCTTTAGCTTCTTTTACTAAGTTAATGCCTATTTTCGGATGAATACATAGGTCTATTGCATCTACCTTTTCGGTAATATCATCAAAAGATGTATAAACTTCTTCCTTTTTAGTGCGTGGATTTACTTTAAACACATTATATCCATGCTCCTCTAGCTTTTTAGTAATTTTATAGGCATATTTGTTTTCATTTAAAACGTCTCCACAAACAGCCCAATTTTTAAATTGTAAGAAATCTTGACCGCTCATAACCTTACCCCTTTTATTATAGTATATTTACATATGTTCATTTTAACTTATTATATTAATCGGGTAAATAGTTGTTTATCCACCCAAGGTAATATCTTGATCTTGATACCAATTAAGTGCGTTATAAAATTGTTCTGGCTTAAAATCTGGCCATAAATCATCTACTATAAAAAAATCAGCATAGATAGATTGTACAGGTAAAAAACCACTTAATCTTCTTCTCCCTCCCCAGCGTACAATTAAGTCCATACGTGAGATATCAGAAGATGCAATACTCTTTATTAAAGAATCATGACTCCAATCTCCTTCAAAAGCCTTGTTTTTCAAAGTATAGTTTAAATCCCAGTTCCAACCGTAATTCACTAGAAAATTAACTTTAATTAATCCTTTGCCAAACTTAACTCTTTTAGTATAAGGAATTAGTTCTTTAGGAAATAAAGGCGAAGATGTGTTCCCCACAACTAATAAATCAGCATCCCTATTGGCTAATTTTTCTACTGCATCTACGCAAGCTTTTTGAAATGCTTTAGTTTGAATAGCAGGTCTTTTAGTATTATCTTGAGTAAACCCATATAAGGTTAATTCCTCCACGCCTAACTCAAGGCACAATTCATAAAGCTTAAAACCTGGATCAATACCATAATCATACCCATCTTGTTTATTAAAGCCATTATTTAAAGCCCATCTCCGATTCCCATCAGGAATAATACCGATATGTTTAGGCACACGTTTAAAGTTTATAATCATCACACACCTTTTTTTATGATTGCTTTTTATCAGTATTATTCCACAAATAGGAGTCTTCCATACATATTTCTAGGTTATTTTAAAAGGATCCAAACATCATACCTAATGGACCTTCTTCATCAATAATATCTTCAATTTCATATATTGAAATTGGGAAGTAAGGTATTCCATAGGCATAGGCAGTTAATTCATATAATTGAAAATAAATAACTAATGATTTATCAGCTATATAAAATTCTTGATTTCTTTTTATTCCAGTAAATTCTTCAAATAAAGATATATCTCTTTGTTCGATTTGCTTTTTAATAATATCAGATAAAACCTGAACATAATTACTTCCTTTTTTAAATAAATCCTTAAGCTCATATTTTTGACCTGTTTGCATGTTAAAGGTTAAAGAATCCATAAGGGTAAGTCCATGGGCTCCCCCTGAATATGCATAATTACCTAAAGAAATACTTAAAATTGATCTTTGATTATTTTTAATTTCATAGAATCCCGATACTTCTGTTTGAGGATTTTCGTAAAATCCTTGCTTTACATTCATTTCATGCACCTTATTTGCAATTGTAGTATTTACCCTTTGCGCTACATAAGGATTAATATTATAATCATGAACTACTGGATAATATATATCCATTCTTGGCCTAACTAGACGCATAGTAGTTGTATTAACTGGAAATCTAGATTTATCCATAAATTTTACCTCCTATTTTAAAATAACTTTCTATCTATTTTATTCAAATAGGGGCAAAATGCTTGCAAAAAAAGCAGGAAGGAAATTAATCCTACCTGCTTTTTATATATTTATATTATTGAGCTGCTTTCTTTTTATATCCTTCGTATCTTGCTAAAGCATTCTTTTCTGTTTGAACAAATAAATCTTCAGCATGATCTGGATATGCTTTTAATAAAGATGTATAACGAACTTCTCCCATGATAAAGTCTCTGAAGCTACCTGTTGGCTCTTTTGAATCAAGGACAAATGGGTTCTTTCCTTCTTCTTCAAGAAGAGGGTTGAATCTCCATAAATGCCAGTATCCACTGTCAACAGCATCTTTCATTTGTTGCATTGATTTACCCATACCTTTTCTAATACCATGATTTACACATGGAGCATAAGCAATAATTAAAGATGGACCTGGATAGCTTTCAGCTTCTTTAATAGCTTTTAAAGTTTGATTCATATTTGCACCCATTGCTATTTGTGCAACATAAACATAACCATAAGTTGCTGCAATCATACCTAAGTCTTTCTTCTTAATCTTTTTACCAGAAGCTGCAAATTTAGCAACTGCTCCAGTTGGAGTAGATTTTGCTGCCTGACCACCAGTATTAGAGTAAACTTCTGTATCAAATACGAAAATATTAATGTCTTCACCAGAAGCTAATACGTGGTCTACACCACCAAATCCGATGTCATAAGACCAGCCGTCTCCACCAAAGATCCATTGAGATTGCTTGATTAGATAGTTTTTACCTTTTAAAATTTCTTTAACTAGTTCATGATCTTCTTGCTCTAATAAAGGTAATAATTTAGCTGTCGCTTCTTTAGAAGCTTCGCCATTATCTTTATTTGCAATCCATTCCTTCATTGCTTCTGTTAATTCAGCTGATATGTTAGCTTCAATTGCTTGTTCCATTACCATCGCAATTCTTTCTCTGTTCTTTCTAGAACCCATTAACATACCATAACCAAATTCTGCATTATCTTCAAATAATGAGTTAGCCCAAGCAGGTCCTTTACCTTCTTTATTTGTGCAATATGGCATACTTGGAGCTGATCCACCCCAAATTGATGAACAACCTGTAGCATTTGCAATCATCATTCTATCACCAAATAATTGAGTGATTAATTTTGCATAAGGTGTCTCTCCACAACCCGCACAAGCACCAGAGAATTCAAATAAAGGTTGTGCAAATTGGCTACCTTTTACAGAGTCTTTACTCATTAAGTTATCTTTGTAATCAACAGAATTTTCAAGGTAATTCCAGTTATCAGCTTCAGTTTCAGCTACAACATCAAGATTTTTCATCACTAATGCTTTTTCTTTAGCTGGGCAAACATCAGCACAACTTCCACAGCCAGCACAGTCATAAGGACTTACTTGGATACGGAATTCTAAACCTTCAAATTGTTTACCAATAGCTTTTTTAGTTTGTAAATTTTCAGGCGCATTTTTTACGTCTTCTTCATTTAATAAGAATGGTCTAATAGCTGCATGTGGACATACTAGAGCACATTGATTACATTGGATACAATTGTCCACTACCCATTCAGGTACCTTAATAGCTATTCCACGTTTTTCATATTTAGCTGTAGCTTGTGGGAATGTACCATCTTCCATACCTATAAATGTACTTACTGGTAATTTATCCCCCTGTTGTTGATTCATTGGCTCAATAACATTTTTAACAAACTCAGGAACATCAGTAGTTGCTGCTACTTCATCTAAAACATTTATTTGAGTCCAAGTAATCGGAACATCTATTTTAACTAAAGCTTCTGCCGCACGGTCAACAGCTGCATTGTTCATGTTAACAATTGCGTCACCTTTTTTACCATAAGTCTTTTTAATTGCCGTTTTAATATAGCCTACTGCCTCATCATAAGGAATAACATTAGCTAATTTAAAGAATGCAGATTGAGTAACCATATTTGTTCTATGACCAAGTCCTACTTCTGCTGCAATATCAATTGCATTAATAATGTAGAAGTTTGCTTTCTTTTCAGCTAAGTGCTTTTTAAGACTAGCTGGTAAATGCTCTTCTACTTCAGAAGGATCCCAGTTGCAGTTTAATAAGAAAGTACCACCCTCTTTTAAACCTTCGATAACATCATATTGATAAATATAAGCCTGTTTGTGACAAGCAATATAGTCAGCTTGGTCAATTAAATAAGTTGATCTAATTGGTGTCTTACCAAAACGCAAGTGAGAAATAGTAATACCACCAGATTTTTTAGAGTCATATGCAAAATATCCTTGTGCATAAAGATCAGTGTTATCACCGATAATTTTAATAGCGTCTTTGTTAGCTCCTACTGTACCATCAGAACCAAAGCCCCAGAACTTACAGCTTGTAATATCTTTAGGTGCAACATTAATTTGCTCTGTAGGATTTAAACTTGTAAATGTAACGTCATCATTGATTCCGATTGTAAATCCGTTTTTAGGCTCATCAGCATTTAAGTTTTCAAATACTGCTTTAAGGTAAGTTGGAGTTACATCTTTAGATCCAAGTCCATATCTTCCGCCTACGATTAATGGAGAATTCTCTCTACCATAAAATAAAGCACGAATTTCTTCAAATAAAGGTTCGCCTAATGCGCCTGGCTCTTTAGTTCTATCTAAAACAGCAATTTTCTTAACTGTTTCTGGTAATACATCAAAGAAATATTTTGGAGAAAATGGACGATATAAATGGATTTTAATAATACCTACTTTTTCTCCTCTTGCTACTAAATAGTCTACAGTTTCTTCTAAAGATTCAGTTACTGAACCCATTGCAATAACAACACGTTTAGCATCAGGAGCACCATAATAATTAAATGGTTTATACTCTCTACCTGTAATGTCGCTAATTTCTTTCATGTAGTCTGCTACGATATCTGGAACAGCATCATAGAATTTATTTTGTACTTCACGACCTTGGAAGAACACGTCAGGGTTTTGAGCCGTACCTCTTAATACTGGTGCCTCTGGATTTAAAGCGCGATCTCTAAATTCTTGAACTGCTTCTTTATCTAATAATCTGTCAAAATGTTCGTAATCCATTACTTCTACTTTTTGAATTTCATGAGAAGTTCTAAAACCATCAAAGAAATGTAAAAATGGCATTCTAGCTTTAATTGCTGCTAAGTGAGCAACTCCACCTAAATCCATTACTTCTTGTACACTACCAGTTGCAAGCATAGCAAATCCAGTTTGACGACAAGCCATAACGTCTGAATGATCTCCAAAGATATTAAGAGCATGTGTTGCTAATGAACGAGCACTTACGTGGAATACAGCTGGTAAAAGTTCACCTGCAAGTTTATACATATTAGGAATCATTAATAATAAACCTTGAGATGCTGTATAAGTAGTTGTTAAAGCACCAGCTTGTAAAGAACCGTGTACAGTACCAGCAGCCCCTGCTTCAGATTGTAATTCAGTTACTGTTACTGTTTGTCCAAAAATATTTTTCTTTCCTTGTGAACTCCACTCTTCAACGGACTCTGCCATTGGTGAAGATGGTGTAATAGGGTATATTGAAGCAATTTCTGTAAACGCATATGAACAATGTGCGGCTGCAGTATTGCCATCCATAGTTTTCATTACTTTTGCCATTAAAAAATTCACTCCTTAGTAAAATTAAAATAAATTTAACTTATCTCATTATACACACAAGTAATAAGTCTTGTGAAGTTCATTACAATATTTTGTAATTTTCTAAATAATATCTATATTAAATCAACTCCTTTAATCCCCCCTTATTATTTTACTTTTTTACTATAATCATGATTATATTTACTTAAAATTACATAAATAATTATATAATTCTAAATTATGTGGTGTGTTAATATATAATTTAAAATTTTCAGTTTATTTTTGCTTTTTATATATTAAATAAAACTAATTTATCCTAGTATAATGAGCATTTTATGGTTAAAATATTAGTTATGAACAGAATATGGGAAATAGACTTTTTACGTGGAATAGCTCTTGTTTTAATGATTTATTATCACCTATGTTTTGACTTAGTAGAATTTTATGATTATTCACTTAATTACGAAGGAGGTCTTATCTATTTGCTCGGCAAATTATCTTCTACTCTTTTTATTATTTTAGCAGGTATTAGTAGTAGTTTAAGTAAAAACAATTATAAAAGAAGTATCAAAATACTCGGGTTTGCCTTAATAATAACAATTGCAACTTATATCTTTGATCCCGAGACATATATTAGATTTGGTATTTTGCATTTATTAGGATTAAGTATTTTTCTTTCTACCTTTTTTATTAAACTATCTAAATATACACTACTGATTTTAGGTCTTTTAATTACTTTAATAGGATATTACTTTAAAAATATAACCATGTCTAGTAATTTATTGTTCCCTCTAGGGCTAATTAATGATAACTACATATCCTTAGATTACTTTCCCCTCTTTCCCTACTTTGGAGTATTTCTGTTAGGAATGTTTTTAGGAAAGATTTTGTACCAGCAAAAAAGGTCAATAATTAATCTTAATTTAAATATTGAAGCTATCTCTTACTTAGGAAGACATTCCTTACTAATTTATTTAGTGCACCAGCCTCTTTTATTAGCTTTTTTATATCTATTCTATAGTATTTTTGAGTAAAAACATACTAAAATTTATGTCTAAAGAACAGATTAAGCTTATGCTACTTCTTAGTCTGTTCTTTATTTACTTAATTAAGGAAACTAATCAACATGTTAAGTTAATTTTATTCTTCGTGGATTTCTTCTGCCTGAACTTTATTTAAAATTAGTTTATAACCATCAGCACCATAATTTAGACACTTTTTAACG includes these proteins:
- a CDS encoding zinc-ribbon domain containing protein; amino-acid sequence: MEFQDRTIACKECSEDFVFTAGEQEFYAEKGFENEPQRCPDCRKARKQRVNNRREKEMFNTTCSSCGVETQVPFKPNGLKPVYCRDCFRK
- a CDS encoding DUF3298 and DUF4163 domain-containing protein, which produces MDKSRFPVNTTTMRLVRPRMDIYYPVVHDYNINPYVAQRVNTTIANKVHEMNVKQGFYENPQTEVSGFYEIKNNQRSILSISLGNYAYSGGAHGLTLMDSLTFNMQTGQKYELKDLFKKGSNYVQVLSDIIKKQIEQRDISLFEEFTGIKRNQEFYIADKSLVIYFQLYELTAYAYGIPYFPISIYEIEDIIDEEGPLGMMFGSF
- a CDS encoding 2'-5' RNA ligase family protein; the protein is MNQLFLVAIPTGPVLELAKDLREKINNEFHLYSWIEPSLHATIEVLKIENNEDLKECEQIISSIVDKFKSFTLEVKGFEFFPPPHKAITLAIRDNYFIENLSYLIHEQLQAKGLTSRENFSGWKFHITIAGVFGADREWSEEEFYRASEMVNDISVQGRCVIERLELWRPIISSEKKIIQTFNLKRAADTEE
- a CDS encoding heparan-alpha-glucosaminide N-acetyltransferase, translating into MNRIWEIDFLRGIALVLMIYYHLCFDLVEFYDYSLNYEGGLIYLLGKLSSTLFIILAGISSSLSKNNYKRSIKILGFALIITIATYIFDPETYIRFGILHLLGLSIFLSTFFIKLSKYTLLILGLLITLIGYYFKNITMSSNLLFPLGLINDNYISLDYFPLFPYFGVFLLGMFLGKILYQQKRSIINLNLNIEAISYLGRHSLLIYLVHQPLLLAFLYLFYSIFE
- a CDS encoding CoA-binding protein, which translates into the protein MSGQDFLQFKNWAVCGDVLNENKYAYKITKKLEEHGYNVFKVNPRTKKEEVYTSFDDITEKVDAIDLCIHPKIGINLVKEAKELNINKILIQPGAESEEILNFCQENDIMALEGCVLVELSKKFPKDV
- a CDS encoding undecaprenyl diphosphate synthase family protein, producing the protein MIINFKRVPKHIGIIPDGNRRWALNNGFNKQDGYDYGIDPGFKLYELCLELGVEELTLYGFTQDNTKRPAIQTKAFQKACVDAVEKLANRDADLLVVGNTSSPLFPKELIPYTKRVKFGKGLIKVNFLVNYGWNWDLNYTLKNKAFEGDWSHDSLIKSIASSDISRMDLIVRWGGRRRLSGFLPVQSIYADFFIVDDLWPDFKPEQFYNALNWYQDQDITLGG
- the nifJ gene encoding pyruvate:ferredoxin (flavodoxin) oxidoreductase — encoded protein: MAKVMKTMDGNTAAAHCSYAFTEIASIYPITPSSPMAESVEEWSSQGKKNIFGQTVTVTELQSEAGAAGTVHGSLQAGALTTTYTASQGLLLMIPNMYKLAGELLPAVFHVSARSLATHALNIFGDHSDVMACRQTGFAMLATGSVQEVMDLGGVAHLAAIKARMPFLHFFDGFRTSHEIQKVEVMDYEHFDRLLDKEAVQEFRDRALNPEAPVLRGTAQNPDVFFQGREVQNKFYDAVPDIVADYMKEISDITGREYKPFNYYGAPDAKRVVIAMGSVTESLEETVDYLVARGEKVGIIKIHLYRPFSPKYFFDVLPETVKKIAVLDRTKEPGALGEPLFEEIRALFYGRENSPLIVGGRYGLGSKDVTPTYLKAVFENLNADEPKNGFTIGINDDVTFTSLNPTEQINVAPKDITSCKFWGFGSDGTVGANKDAIKIIGDNTDLYAQGYFAYDSKKSGGITISHLRFGKTPIRSTYLIDQADYIACHKQAYIYQYDVIEGLKEGGTFLLNCNWDPSEVEEHLPASLKKHLAEKKANFYIINAIDIAAEVGLGHRTNMVTQSAFFKLANVIPYDEAVGYIKTAIKKTYGKKGDAIVNMNNAAVDRAAEALVKIDVPITWTQINVLDEVAATTDVPEFVKNVIEPMNQQQGDKLPVSTFIGMEDGTFPQATAKYEKRGIAIKVPEWVVDNCIQCNQCALVCPHAAIRPFLLNEEDVKNAPENLQTKKAIGKQFEGLEFRIQVSPYDCAGCGSCADVCPAKEKALVMKNLDVVAETEADNWNYLENSVDYKDNLMSKDSVKGSQFAQPLFEFSGACAGCGETPYAKLITQLFGDRMMIANATGCSSIWGGSAPSMPYCTNKEGKGPAWANSLFEDNAEFGYGMLMGSRKNRERIAMVMEQAIEANISAELTEAMKEWIANKDNGEASKEATAKLLPLLEQEDHELVKEILKGKNYLIKQSQWIFGGDGWSYDIGFGGVDHVLASGEDINIFVFDTEVYSNTGGQAAKSTPTGAVAKFAASGKKIKKKDLGMIAATYGYVYVAQIAMGANMNQTLKAIKEAESYPGPSLIIAYAPCVNHGIRKGMGKSMQQMKDAVDSGYWHLWRFNPLLEEEGKNPFVLDSKEPTGSFRDFIMGEVRYTSLLKAYPDHAEDLFVQTEKNALARYEGYKKKAAQ